A region of the Roseiflexus sp. RS-1 genome:
AGGGATATGTCCACGCGCAGGATCGTCTGTGGCAGATGGAGTTTCAGCGGCGTGCCGCGTCAGGTCAACTGGCGGAATTGTTTGGCACGGTGGCGCTCGACTCTGACCGGTTCATTCGGGTGTTGGGGTTTAGCCGGGTGGCGCAACGCGAAGCCGAGACGCTGGACGATGAGACACGCCGGTTGGTTGAGGCGTATGTCCGGGGAGTCAATGCGTTCATTGACCAGCACGTTGGCAATCTGCCGATTGAGTTTACGATTCTGCGGTTGCGCCCTCGTCCCTGGACGGTAGCGGATGTGATTGTGTGGGGCAAAATGATGGCGCTGCAACTCGCGCACAACTGGCGCGAGGAACTGGTGCGCGCGCGCCTGATTGCGACCGTTGGCGCGGAACGCGCCGCAGCGCTCGAACCACGCTACCCGGACGACCATCCGATCATCGTGCCGCCTGGAGTTCAGTACACGCGCACCATGGGGCAATCCGCCATTGATCGGGCGGATGCGGTTGCCCGCTTTTTCCCCGACGGCGCCGGGCAGGGGAGCAATTCGTGGGCTGTGGCGCCGCAGCGCGCCGCCGGTGGCGGAGCAATGCTCGCCAACGATCCCCACCTGGCGATCACCATGCCCTCGCTCTGGTACGAAAACCATTTGAGCGGCGGTGATTTCCACGTTACTGGCGCCAGCATTCCCGGCACACCCGGCGTGGTCATCGGGCATAATGAGCATATTGCCTGGGGCGTGACCAATACGCGCAACGATGTCCAGGACCTCTATCTGGAAAAATTCGATCCGACCGATCCGACCGGGTTGCGGTATGAGTATCAGGGGCAGTGGGAAACCGCCGAACTGGTGCGTGAGGAGATCGTCGTCCGCGGGCAGCGCGAGGTGGTAATCGAAGAGGTGCGCATCACACGTCACGGTCCGATTATCAACGCTCTGCTTCCCGATCAGAAACAGAGCGTATCGAACGGGCAGACGACGCACGCCGATCAACCGCTGGCGCTGCGCTGGACGGCGCTGACGCCGGGGCGCCTGCTGCGCGCTGTGTTTCGATTGAACCGCGCCCACGATTGGGACAGTTTTCGCGCGGCGCTGGTCGACTGGACCGTACCGCCGCAGAACTTCACCTATGCCGATGTGGAAGGGAATATTGGTTATGCCCTCGGCGGCGATATTCCGCTGCGTGCAAAAGGCGACGGTCGCCTGCCGGTTCCCGGATGGACGGGTGAGTACGAATGGGTCGGCGTTATCCCGCACGCCGAATTGCCCCACGTTCTGAACCCGCCGGAAGGATTTGTCGTCACCGCCAACAACCGCATTATCAGCGACTCGTATCCGCATCCATTTCCAGCAGAATGGATGAATGGCTACCGTGCCGCGCGCATTCGTCAGTTGATCGAACAGACACCCCGTCACGACGCAGAGTCGTTTGCACGCATTCACGCTGATGTGCGCAGCCTGCCTGGATTGGAACTGGCGTCGCTCGCCGGTCGTCTGCCTGCCGATGACCCGGTGGCGCAGCAGGCGCGTGATGCGCTTGCGACCTGGAATGGCGAATTGAGCGCCGATAGTGTCGGAGGCACGATCTATGCCCGGTTGCGCGAACGCCTGTTGACCACTGCCTGCGCTGATGCCGTCGATATGCTCAATCTGGTCGTCGGGTTGGGGGCGTTCGCATCGCTGCCGGGGCGTGATTTCGCTCATCGGATGTTCCCCGATCTCCTGCGCCGTCTGAGTGAACGTGATGATCGCTTCTTTGGCGAGCGCACGGCAGATGAAATTCTGGCTGCCGCCTGGAATGCGACCATCGCTGAACTGCGCGCCGAACTCGGCGACGATGTCAGCACCTGGCGGTATGGGCGCATCCATTCGCTGACGATTCGCCATCCGCTCGGTTCGTTGCCAGCGCTGGCGACGATCTTCAACCGCGGACCATTCCCGACCGGCGGCGATCTCGATACGGTCAATATGGGATTCCTGCCGCGCGAGTTCGCCGGTCCGCCTTTCTATGTCGCACCATCGTACCGCCAGATCTGCGACACTGCCGACTGGGATCGCAGTCAGAGCATTCAGCCAACCGGTCAGTCAGGGCATCCCGGCAGCCGTCACTACAGTGATTTTATCCAGCCATGGCTTAACGTGCAGTACCATCCGATGCCCTGGAGCCGCTCACGGGTCGAAGAGGTCGCTGCGTCACGAATGACCCTGCAACCAGCAGAGGAGCAGGAAGTCAGCGTCGGCGTTCAGGCAAGGAGTGCGCCATGAAACCGGTGCGTCGCATCCCGCCCGGTCCAGGGCAGGAGTCGGTCTGGGATTATCCGCGCCCGCCACGGGTCGAACCGACATCACGCCGCGTGCGGGTGGTGTTCGGCGGGGTGACTATCGCCGATACGCGCCGTGCGCTGCGCGTTCTGGAGACGAGTCATCCGCCGACATACTATATTCCGCCCGACGATATTCGAATGGAGTATCTGACGCCGACCGGCAAACGGTCATTCTGCGAATTCAAGGGATCAGCCGGATACTATACCGTTCAGGTCGGCGAGAAACGCGCCGACCACGCAGCATGGTCCTACGCTCGCCCATCACCCGGATACGAGGCAATTGCCGGATACGTGGCGTTCTATCCGAGCCGGATGGATGCCTGTTATGTCGATGATGAACAGGTCGTCGCGCAAGAGGGCGATTTCTACGGCGGCTGGATCACGTCGGATATTGTCGGACCGTTCAAAGGGGGACCGGGGACGTGGGGATGGTAGCAGCGCTGTCCATCCGTGCCAGGATGCCGCAGATCAGCGCGGTGAATGCCGGTCGCGCCGCATCACCGGCATCCAGCACTTCCTGATGACTGGCAGGCGGTCCGTCCGGCAACGCGAGGTTGGTAATCAACGACAGTCCCAGGCAGCGCATCCCCATATGCCGCGCCACAACGACTTCCGGCGCGGTAGACATTCCGACCGCGTCGGCGCCGAGTGCACGGCACATGCGTAACTCGGCGCTACTCTCGAATGCAGGACCGGAGAGCATCATGTAGACGCCTTCACGCAGCGCTATGCCCAATTCGGCTGCTACTGCGCGCGCCACTGCCTGTAACGTCGGGTCATATGCACCCACCATGGGCGGAAACCGCGGTCCCAGCCGATCATCGTTTGGTCCGCGCAGCGGGTGATGCCCGGCCAGCCCTGGCAGAAAAATATGATCGGTGATCAGCATCAGATCGCCCACACGCCAATCGGCGTGCAACCCGCCGGCTGCATTGGTTGCCAGTAGCGCGGTACACCCGAGGGCGTGCAACACGCGCACTGGAAATGTCACCTGTTGCATCGAGTGCCCCTCGTAAAAGTGGAAACGTCCGCGCATCACAGCAACTGGCTGCCCTGCCAGCAGACCGATCACCAACTCGCCGCGATGACCGACGACTGCGGGCTGCACAAAGCCGGGTATCTCCGTATAGGGTATGGTGACAGATTCGGTAACCGCATCTGCCAGGTCACCCAGCCCTGATCCGAGGATAAGCGCAATGCGCGGTTCGATAGGACTACGGGCGGCAATAATCGAACGCGCCTGTTCGATCCAGGCAAGAAGGTCGTTCACAATGCGTCCTTTATAATGTCCCGACATCACGAAAGCGATGTCATATTCGACTCAACAGTTCGCGTTTTTTCTCTTCGAACTCGTCCCGCGAAATCAAGCCGCGGTCGCGCATATCTGCCAGGCGCTGCAATGCATGTGAGATACGTTCAACGTTCGGGTCGCCAGCAAGGGCATCTTCCAGTTCAAGGTAGGCATCG
Encoded here:
- a CDS encoding penicillin acylase family protein — encoded protein: MISLGQLGKAAGIVIGTAAGLAGVGAIAALRRPLPRTSGTLPLPGLKAPVKVIRDRWGVPHIYAANSEDLFMAQGYVHAQDRLWQMEFQRRAASGQLAELFGTVALDSDRFIRVLGFSRVAQREAETLDDETRRLVEAYVRGVNAFIDQHVGNLPIEFTILRLRPRPWTVADVIVWGKMMALQLAHNWREELVRARLIATVGAERAAALEPRYPDDHPIIVPPGVQYTRTMGQSAIDRADAVARFFPDGAGQGSNSWAVAPQRAAGGGAMLANDPHLAITMPSLWYENHLSGGDFHVTGASIPGTPGVVIGHNEHIAWGVTNTRNDVQDLYLEKFDPTDPTGLRYEYQGQWETAELVREEIVVRGQREVVIEEVRITRHGPIINALLPDQKQSVSNGQTTHADQPLALRWTALTPGRLLRAVFRLNRAHDWDSFRAALVDWTVPPQNFTYADVEGNIGYALGGDIPLRAKGDGRLPVPGWTGEYEWVGVIPHAELPHVLNPPEGFVVTANNRIISDSYPHPFPAEWMNGYRAARIRQLIEQTPRHDAESFARIHADVRSLPGLELASLAGRLPADDPVAQQARDALATWNGELSADSVGGTIYARLRERLLTTACADAVDMLNLVVGLGAFASLPGRDFAHRMFPDLLRRLSERDDRFFGERTADEILAAAWNATIAELRAELGDDVSTWRYGRIHSLTIRHPLGSLPALATIFNRGPFPTGGDLDTVNMGFLPREFAGPPFYVAPSYRQICDTADWDRSQSIQPTGQSGHPGSRHYSDFIQPWLNVQYHPMPWSRSRVEEVAASRMTLQPAEEQEVSVGVQARSAP
- a CDS encoding DUF427 domain-containing protein; protein product: MKPVRRIPPGPGQESVWDYPRPPRVEPTSRRVRVVFGGVTIADTRRALRVLETSHPPTYYIPPDDIRMEYLTPTGKRSFCEFKGSAGYYTVQVGEKRADHAAWSYARPSPGYEAIAGYVAFYPSRMDACYVDDEQVVAQEGDFYGGWITSDIVGPFKGGPGTWGW
- a CDS encoding purine-nucleoside phosphorylase; protein product: MSGHYKGRIVNDLLAWIEQARSIIAARSPIEPRIALILGSGLGDLADAVTESVTIPYTEIPGFVQPAVVGHRGELVIGLLAGQPVAVMRGRFHFYEGHSMQQVTFPVRVLHALGCTALLATNAAGGLHADWRVGDLMLITDHIFLPGLAGHHPLRGPNDDRLGPRFPPMVGAYDPTLQAVARAVAAELGIALREGVYMMLSGPAFESSAELRMCRALGADAVGMSTAPEVVVARHMGMRCLGLSLITNLALPDGPPASHQEVLDAGDAARPAFTALICGILARMDSAATIPTSPVPL